The Bradyrhizobium diazoefficiens genome contains the following window.
TGAAGCAGCTCGAAGCGCGTGTTGCCGCCGGCGGCTACAAACGCCTGGTGATATTCGCGGATGAGATCTTCCTTGTAGAGGCGGTCGCTATCGGCATAGAGCCAGAGCTGCGGGACCTTGGCGGCCGACGCATCAGCGCCAGCACCGCAAATCCATTGTCGCGCAGCCAATGCGCCTCGGTCGAGAACGACCAGGACCTGAGCTGATTGCGGCCGACATCGGAGCCGCGGGTGAAGATCGCGAGCGCGAGGCTGCAACCCAACCTCCAAGCATATGCGCCCGCTTGAAATCCAATGTGGCCGGCAAAGGACGAACCTATTCGGTGCGGATCGGCGCGTCCTTCAGCCCGTTATGATCATAGGCCTTGCGCAGGGTGCCGTTGGTCACGGCGTCGTTCATGAATTTTGTGACGAAGGCAAGCGACTGGCTGTGGCCGAGCGGGACCGCGATGGCCGTCACCGTCTTCTTGAACGTCTCGTCCAGCACCTTTGTCCCCGGGATCTTCTCCGCCATCTTGTTGAGCTGGTCGCGCGACAGCGCGAAGGCGTCGATCTCGCCGCTCTTCAGAAGCGCGAATATTTCGTCATAGGTTTGATAGCCCGTGACCTTCGCATTCTTCAGATGGGCAACGGCGCCCCGCATCGTGGTCGTGGCGTTGACGGCCGCGACCTTGATGCCGGGCTGGTCGAGCGTGGCGAAGTTGGTGACGCTCGAACCCGCCTTGACGATGTAAGTGGCGTCCGCGACCTCGTAGATCGGACCGAACATCATCTTGGTCTCGCGCTCGGGATCTTTCGGTAACCAGGTGACATCCCAGGTGCCTTTACCGGCCGCATCGGTGATCTGCCCGGAATTCTGATGCACCACATATTCGACGCCGACGCCGAGCTGGGCGGCCATCTCCTTGCCGAGATCGACGGGGACGCCGGCGTAGCCTGTTTCGGTCTTGGTCGACCAGAACGCGCCGCCCGCCGGGCTGATCGCGATCGCGACCCGCAGCTTGCCTGTTGGCGCGATTTCGTCCTTCAGGCCATCGGCTAGCGCGGGCATAGCGACCAATGCCGCAAGAGCGAGGCCGGCGCAGGCCGACCAGAGTGACGTTGGCATGTCATTGGCTCCTCACATTTCTTCTTTTGTGTCCGCTTCATTCCGTCCGTCTCGCGCCCATCGCGCGGCCTTCGGCCAATTCTGGCCGATCATGCGCTCCGTGAAAAGCGGCTTCTCACGACAAACCTCAGTCCGCTTGCAGTGCAGGGCCTGTGACTGCCATGGCTATGGTGTTCCACGCCCGGCCATTTGTTGCTAGCGTGCCGCACCGACAGACCGCAAATCGGGGCCATCGAATGACCTGCACGAATCCGGCTCGTCCCGCTCGACACTACGGACAGTGGAGACATATCGGTCTGACGCTGGCGGCGACGGCGGCCGTGGCCGCACTCGCCGGCTGCGAGGACAAGAACACCTTCGTGGCTCCGCCGCCGCCCAAGGTGGACGTCGCCACGCCCGTGCAGCGCCCGGTGACGCGCTATGTCGAGGCCACCGGCAACACCGCGCCGATCAAGAGCGTCGATCTCGTGGCCCGCGTCCAAGGCTTCCTGCAATCGATCGACTATACGGACGGCACCTTCGTGAAACAGGGCACCCAGCTGTTCACGATCGAGCCCGAGACCTACAAGCTGAAGCTCGACCAGGCGCAGGCCGCCGAGGCCGGTGCACAGGCCTCGCTCCGGCAGGCGGAGGCCGATTTCAAGCGGCAAAGCGACCTCGTGCAGCGGCAGGCTGTGTCGCAGGCCACGCTCGACACCTCGACCTCGACCCGCGACAACGCCCAGGCCAATCTTCAGCAGGCCCAGGCCAATACCAGGATTGCCGAGGTCAATTACGGCTACACCAAGGTGAGCGCTCCGTTCGACGGCATCGTCAGCGCCCACATGGTCTCGATCGGCGAGCTCGTCGGCGTCGCTTCGCCAACCCAGCTCGCGACCATCGTCGCGATGGATCCGGTCTATGTGAACTTCACTGTCAACGAGCAGGATGTGCTGCGCATCCGGGCCGAAGCGCAACGGCGCGGGCTGACCGCCGTCGATCTCAAGCAATTCCCAATTCAGGTGGGCCTCCAGACCGAGACCGGCTATCCGCACGAAGGCCACCTCGACTATGTCGCGCCGACCATCAATTCATCGACGGGAACGCTCGCGGTGCGCGGCCTCGTGCCCAACGACAAGCGGGTGCTGCTGCCCGGCTATTTCGTCCGCGTCCGCGTGCCGTTCGACCAGGACAAGAACGCCCTTCTCGTCCCCGACACCGCGCTCGGTAGCGACCAGGGCGGCCGCTATCTCTTGGTGGCCAACAAGGACAACGCGGTCGAGCAGCGCAAGGTGCAGATTGGGGCTGTCGACAACGGCCTGCGCGTCATCGAAACCGGCCTGAAGCCGGACGACCGCGTCGTCATCGCGGGGCTCTTGCGGGTGATCCCGGGCCAGAAGATCGACCCGCAGCAAACCAAGATCGAGCAGCCGCAGGCATCAGCCAAGTAAGGGGCCGCCGGTCATGATCTCCAAATTCTTCATCGAGCGGCCCGTCCTGTCGAACGTCATCGCCCTGCTGATGATCCTGATCGGCGGCGTGTCGTTGTTCAACCTCGCGATCGCGCAATATCCGGACGTGGTGCCGCCGACGGTCCAGGTGACCACACGCTATCCCGGCGCCAGCGCCAAGACCGTGATCGACACGGTGGCGCTGCCGATTGAGCAGCAGGTCAACGGCGTCGAGGACATGCTCTACATGCAGTCCTACAGCGGCTCCGACGGCACCTATACGCTGACCGTGACCTTCAAGATCGGCACCGACCTCAACTTCGCGCAGGTGCTGGTGCAGAACCGCGTGTCCAGCGCGCTGTCGCAACTGCCGGCATCGGTGCAGAACCAGGGCGTCACCGTCCAGAAGAAGTCGACCTCGATCCTCTTGTTCGTGACGCTGACCTCGCCGGATTCCAGGTTCGACAGTCTGTATCTGAGCAACTACGCTACCATCAATCTGCGCGACGAGCTGTCGCGCCTGCCCGGCGTCGGCAACGTCACGGTGTTCGGCGCCGGTCAGTATTCGATGCGGATCTGGCTCGATCCGAACAAGCTGCAGGCGCGAGGATTGGTGCCGCAGGACGTCATCCAGGCGATCCAGCAGCAAAGCCAGCAGGTTTCCGCAGGACAAGTCGGCGCGCCGCCGACGCCGCCGGGACAGGCCTTCCAGTACACGCTCAACGTCAACGGCCGGCTCGACGACACCAGCCAGTTCGAGAACATCATCGTCAAGACCGGCACCAGCGGCGACGTCACGCGCGTGCGCGACGTCGGCTGGGTAGAGCTCGGTGCGCAGACCTACAGCCAGATCTTCTCTCTGAACAAACAGCCCGCGGTCGGCATCGGCGTATTCCAGTCGCCCGGTGCCAACGCGCTTGAGGTCGAGCGGGCCGTCGAGAAGAAGATGACGGAGCTCGCCAAGCGCTTTCCGGAAGGCATCAAATACGACACGCCGTTCGACACCACGAAGTTTGTGGAGGCCTCGGTGCACGAGGTCTACATGACGCTGATCGAGGCCGGCCTGCTCGTGCTGGTCGTCATTCTGGTGTTCCTGCAGGACTGGCGCGCGATGCTGGTGCCGGCGACCACGGTGCCTGTCACCATCATCGGCGCCTTCGCCGCGATGGCAGCGCTTGGCTTCACCATCAACATGTCGACGCTGTTTGCGATCGTGCTGGCGATCGGCATCGTCGTCGACGATGCCATCGTCGTGGTCGAAGGCGCTGCCCACAATATCGAGCAGGGCATGAACGGCCACGACGCCGCGATCAAGGCGATGGACCAGCTGTTCGCGCCGATCGTCGGCATTACTTTGGTGCTGATCTCGGTGTTTTTGCCGGCCTCGTTCCTCGCCGGCCTCACCGGGCGGATCTACTCGCAATTTGCGCTGGTGATCGCGGCGACCGCGCTGTTGTCAGCCATCAACGCTGCGACCTTGAAGCCGACGCAGTGCGCGCTGTGGCTGCGGCCGGCGGTGCCGCCGGAGCAACGCAACTTCTTCTACCGCGGCTTCAACAACGTCTATGGCCGGCTCGAGCGTCGCTATGTGGCCGGGATCGGCTTCCTGTGCCGGCACGCCACGGTCTCGGTCGCGATTGCATTGGTGCTGATCGGGATCGGCGGCTATGGCCTGTCGCGGGTGCCGACCGGCTTCCTGCCGATCGAAGACCAGGGCTATCTGATCGCCGCCGTGCAACTCCCCGACGGCGCCTCGCTCGAGCGGACCCAGACCGTGCTCGACAAAGCGAGCGAGCTCATCAAGGAGACGCCGGGCGTCCAGCAGGTCATCACCATCGCCGGCATCTCCGCGCTCGACAGCAGCGCGAGCCTTGCCAATGCCGGCGTCGCCTACATCATCCTGAAGGACTGGGAGGCGCGCAAAGGCCCCGGCGAGGATCTGCGCTCGCTGGTCTACGGGCTCAACGACAAGCTTGCGACCATCATGGAGGCGCGCACGCTGGTGCTGCCGCCACCGCCGATCCAGGGCATCGGCAACGCAGCCGGCTTCTCGATGCAGGTCGAGCTGCGCGACGGCAACAGCGATTTCGGCAAGCTGCAAGCCATCACCGGCGCGATGGTCTCAAACGCCCAGAGCCAGAGCGCGCTGCAGCGCGTCTCCTCCTCGTTCCGCTCGTCGGTGCCGCAATTCAACGTCGAGATCGACCGCGTCAAGACCCAGACCCTGCACGTGACCACGGACGCCGTCTTCTCCGCGCTGTCGACCTATCTCGGCTCGTCCTACGTCAACCAGTTCAACAAGTTCGGCCGCGTGTTCCAGGTCTACACCCAGGCCGATCCGGCGTTCCGCGTCACCGAGCGCGACATCGCCAACATGCAGGTGCGCAACCAGAATGGCGACATGGTCCCGATCGGCACCGTCGCCAAGATCACGCCGGTCACCGGCCCGTCGCTGATCAGCCTCTACAACCTCTATCCGTCCTCGACCATCGTCGGGCTGCCGGCGCAGGGCTATTCGTCCGGGCAGTCGCTGAAGCTGATGGAGGAGATTGGCGACAAGACCCTGCCGCCGGGCACCGGCTTCGAATGGACCGCGATGTCGTATCAGGAGAAGGCGGTCTCCAACCAGATCTACTGGGTGTTCGGCCTTGCGATGCTGCTGGTCTATCTGGTGCTCGCCGGCCAGTACGAGAGCTGGTACGCACCGATCTCGGTGATCCTCGCGGTGCCGCTGTCGCTGCTCGGGCCGATGCTGATCCTCTCCGGGTTGAAGATCGACAACAACCTCTATTGCCAGATCGGCCTGATCCTGCTGATCGCGCTGTCGGCCAAGAACGCCATCCTGATCGTCGAGGTCGCGCTCGAGCTGCACGGCCGCGACGGCAAGCCGGTGCTGGAAAGTGCGATCGAGGCGGCGCGCGCCCGCTTCCGCCCGATCCTGATGACGTCGTTCGCCTTCATCCTCGGCGTGGTGCCGCTGGTGATCGCGACCGGCGCCGGCGCCAGCGCCCGCAAGTCGATCGGCATCACGGTGTTCTCGGGCATGCTGGCCTCGACCTGCCTCGCGGTGCTGTTCGTGCCGGCCTTCTTCGTGGTGGTGCAGCGCTTCGAGAACTGGCTTGAATCGCGCAAGAAGTCGAAGGCGCAGCCAGCCGCGGAGGTGAAGTCCTAGGCCTGCTCGGTGGACGCCTGCCGCGCCTCGCCGCTCGACACCAGCAGCACTGAGACCTTCGACTGCCTGAGCACGGCGTCGGCGACGCCGCCGAAGGAGAGATGGTCGCCCTGGATGCGGTCG
Protein-coding sequences here:
- a CDS encoding ABC transporter substrate-binding protein; its protein translation is MPTSLWSACAGLALAALVAMPALADGLKDEIAPTGKLRVAIAISPAGGAFWSTKTETGYAGVPVDLGKEMAAQLGVGVEYVVHQNSGQITDAAGKGTWDVTWLPKDPERETKMMFGPIYEVADATYIVKAGSSVTNFATLDQPGIKVAAVNATTTMRGAVAHLKNAKVTGYQTYDEIFALLKSGEIDAFALSRDQLNKMAEKIPGTKVLDETFKKTVTAIAVPLGHSQSLAFVTKFMNDAVTNGTLRKAYDHNGLKDAPIRTE
- a CDS encoding efflux RND transporter periplasmic adaptor subunit, with product MTCTNPARPARHYGQWRHIGLTLAATAAVAALAGCEDKNTFVAPPPPKVDVATPVQRPVTRYVEATGNTAPIKSVDLVARVQGFLQSIDYTDGTFVKQGTQLFTIEPETYKLKLDQAQAAEAGAQASLRQAEADFKRQSDLVQRQAVSQATLDTSTSTRDNAQANLQQAQANTRIAEVNYGYTKVSAPFDGIVSAHMVSIGELVGVASPTQLATIVAMDPVYVNFTVNEQDVLRIRAEAQRRGLTAVDLKQFPIQVGLQTETGYPHEGHLDYVAPTINSSTGTLAVRGLVPNDKRVLLPGYFVRVRVPFDQDKNALLVPDTALGSDQGGRYLLVANKDNAVEQRKVQIGAVDNGLRVIETGLKPDDRVVIAGLLRVIPGQKIDPQQTKIEQPQASAK
- a CDS encoding efflux RND transporter permease subunit; the encoded protein is MISKFFIERPVLSNVIALLMILIGGVSLFNLAIAQYPDVVPPTVQVTTRYPGASAKTVIDTVALPIEQQVNGVEDMLYMQSYSGSDGTYTLTVTFKIGTDLNFAQVLVQNRVSSALSQLPASVQNQGVTVQKKSTSILLFVTLTSPDSRFDSLYLSNYATINLRDELSRLPGVGNVTVFGAGQYSMRIWLDPNKLQARGLVPQDVIQAIQQQSQQVSAGQVGAPPTPPGQAFQYTLNVNGRLDDTSQFENIIVKTGTSGDVTRVRDVGWVELGAQTYSQIFSLNKQPAVGIGVFQSPGANALEVERAVEKKMTELAKRFPEGIKYDTPFDTTKFVEASVHEVYMTLIEAGLLVLVVILVFLQDWRAMLVPATTVPVTIIGAFAAMAALGFTINMSTLFAIVLAIGIVVDDAIVVVEGAAHNIEQGMNGHDAAIKAMDQLFAPIVGITLVLISVFLPASFLAGLTGRIYSQFALVIAATALLSAINAATLKPTQCALWLRPAVPPEQRNFFYRGFNNVYGRLERRYVAGIGFLCRHATVSVAIALVLIGIGGYGLSRVPTGFLPIEDQGYLIAAVQLPDGASLERTQTVLDKASELIKETPGVQQVITIAGISALDSSASLANAGVAYIILKDWEARKGPGEDLRSLVYGLNDKLATIMEARTLVLPPPPIQGIGNAAGFSMQVELRDGNSDFGKLQAITGAMVSNAQSQSALQRVSSSFRSSVPQFNVEIDRVKTQTLHVTTDAVFSALSTYLGSSYVNQFNKFGRVFQVYTQADPAFRVTERDIANMQVRNQNGDMVPIGTVAKITPVTGPSLISLYNLYPSSTIVGLPAQGYSSGQSLKLMEEIGDKTLPPGTGFEWTAMSYQEKAVSNQIYWVFGLAMLLVYLVLAGQYESWYAPISVILAVPLSLLGPMLILSGLKIDNNLYCQIGLILLIALSAKNAILIVEVALELHGRDGKPVLESAIEAARARFRPILMTSFAFILGVVPLVIATGAGASARKSIGITVFSGMLASTCLAVLFVPAFFVVVQRFENWLESRKKSKAQPAAEVKS